In one Syntrophales bacterium genomic region, the following are encoded:
- a CDS encoding DNA polymerase III subunit alpha — MGFSDFVHLHVHTHYSLLDGMIRLDDLFQKAKEYGMPAVAMTDHGNIYGTIDFYKQATKHGVKPIIGCELYVAPHKRTDRAGSGPGENAYHLIVLASNLQGYKNLMKLSTLAFLEGFYYKPRIDKEILREYHEGLIGMSACLHGEIASAILNGNMDEAGRQALEYRDIFGEGNFFLEIMENGIPEQKQANEGLIELSRKYSIPLVATCDCHYLNREDAEAQEVLLCIQTGKTLRDVERMRFSTDQFYFRSPEEMKRLFNYCPDAIENTGKIADRCNISFEFGKFYLPTLEVGTDETLDGRLEQKARAGLAALLPNLLRDGRENLRETYEKRLEQELEMIRTMGFPGYFLIVADFIEKAREKNIPVGPGRGSAAGSLVALATGITKVDPIRYNLFFERFLNPDRVTMPDIDTDFAPEGREQIFNYVTDKYGADKVSKIITFGKMQARAVIRDVGRAMGMPYGEVDKIAKLIPNVLNIKLADAIKSEKRLQDEEKNNPQVKKLLDFSKTLEGLNRHASIHAAGVVVSDIPLVERIPLAKSLKEDIVFTQFAMNEVADVGLTKFDFLGLKTLTVISDAVRFAKEGRGVAIDIDNLPLDDRPTYELLMRGDTDGVFQLESSGMKDMLIRMKPDCIEDVIALIALYRPGPMENIPEFIARKQGRTRIVYETPELEAILKETYGIIVYQEQVMQIAVAIGNYKLSEADTLRKVMSKKKTDEMENREKPKFIAGAKSKNIPEAKALKIWEQMETFGKYGFNKSHSTAYAIVTYQTAYVKAHYPAEFVAALLTSEKDNRDKIISHISSCREMGINVLPPDINESMRDFSVAGDHVRFGLAAVKNVGAGAVDSVIESRDESGPFTSFFDFCDRIDPRKINKRVIESLIKCGAFDSTGNNRNQLMTFYEEIMEKAQKRHKEKNSNQTNLLDQLEERASTTGNINLKKENSLPEMAEWEHKDLLAYEKETIGFYISGHPLSPYKERLGMIVTADSANLRSKTDREAVMIAGIVSSIRDVQTKRKETMAYILLEDLKGSVDIIVFPETYKNSYQLLHGDAPLLIKGVIDAGEENVKVIASEVTLLTEAAEKSYSAAYFTVDMRQTVPDDIETLFHCLQRYSGKLDGYIKLVEPRCETLIYLGEDMKLDLSVPLRSEAERILGAGSLQFV, encoded by the coding sequence ATGGGATTCTCCGATTTTGTGCATCTGCACGTCCACACGCATTACAGCCTGCTCGATGGGATGATCCGTCTCGACGACCTTTTCCAGAAGGCAAAAGAGTACGGAATGCCGGCCGTGGCAATGACCGATCACGGTAATATCTACGGTACGATCGATTTCTATAAACAGGCCACTAAACATGGGGTAAAGCCGATCATCGGCTGCGAACTGTACGTGGCGCCGCACAAACGCACCGATCGGGCCGGCTCTGGACCGGGGGAAAACGCCTACCATCTGATCGTTCTTGCCTCCAATCTGCAGGGATACAAGAACCTGATGAAATTATCTACATTGGCGTTTCTTGAGGGTTTTTACTACAAGCCGCGGATAGATAAGGAGATTCTCCGCGAGTATCACGAAGGGCTCATCGGCATGAGCGCCTGTCTTCATGGGGAAATCGCTTCAGCCATCCTTAACGGAAATATGGACGAGGCAGGCAGGCAGGCTCTGGAGTACCGTGACATTTTCGGCGAAGGGAATTTCTTTCTCGAAATCATGGAAAACGGCATTCCCGAACAGAAGCAGGCAAACGAGGGTTTGATTGAGCTGAGCCGCAAGTATTCTATCCCGCTTGTCGCCACCTGCGACTGCCATTACCTCAACCGGGAGGACGCCGAGGCGCAAGAAGTGCTCCTGTGCATACAAACCGGCAAAACACTGCGAGATGTTGAGCGGATGCGTTTTTCCACTGATCAGTTCTACTTCCGCTCCCCGGAAGAGATGAAGCGGCTCTTTAATTATTGCCCAGATGCCATTGAAAATACAGGAAAAATAGCAGACAGATGCAATATTTCCTTCGAATTCGGGAAGTTTTATCTCCCGACGCTGGAGGTGGGCACAGACGAAACGTTAGACGGCAGGCTGGAGCAAAAGGCGCGTGCAGGACTCGCGGCTCTTCTCCCGAATCTGCTTCGCGACGGCAGGGAAAATCTCCGGGAAACATACGAAAAAAGGCTCGAACAGGAGCTGGAGATGATCCGGACAATGGGTTTCCCGGGATACTTTCTGATCGTTGCCGATTTTATCGAAAAGGCGCGAGAAAAAAACATTCCGGTGGGACCGGGAAGAGGCTCCGCCGCCGGCAGCCTGGTTGCCTTAGCTACCGGAATTACTAAGGTCGATCCAATCCGTTACAACCTTTTTTTCGAGAGGTTTCTCAACCCGGACAGGGTCACCATGCCCGATATCGACACCGATTTCGCCCCGGAAGGCAGGGAACAGATATTCAATTATGTGACGGATAAATACGGTGCGGACAAGGTTTCGAAAATCATTACCTTTGGGAAAATGCAGGCCAGAGCCGTTATCCGGGATGTTGGCAGGGCGATGGGCATGCCTTATGGCGAGGTTGACAAGATTGCCAAATTAATCCCCAACGTTCTCAATATCAAACTTGCGGATGCAATTAAATCCGAAAAACGCCTTCAGGATGAAGAGAAAAACAATCCGCAGGTTAAAAAGCTACTGGATTTTTCAAAAACTTTAGAGGGACTGAACCGCCATGCATCGATCCATGCGGCAGGGGTGGTAGTCTCCGACATCCCCCTTGTAGAAAGAATCCCGCTTGCCAAAAGCCTGAAAGAAGACATTGTTTTTACCCAGTTTGCGATGAATGAAGTGGCGGATGTGGGGCTTACGAAATTCGATTTTCTGGGCCTGAAAACACTTACCGTTATCAGTGACGCCGTTCGTTTCGCGAAAGAGGGAAGGGGAGTGGCGATCGATATCGACAACCTTCCTCTTGATGACCGCCCAACGTATGAGCTTCTGATGCGCGGGGACACCGATGGCGTTTTTCAGTTAGAAAGCTCCGGCATGAAGGATATGCTGATCCGGATGAAGCCGGACTGCATTGAAGACGTAATCGCGTTGATCGCCCTTTATCGTCCCGGCCCAATGGAAAATATTCCGGAGTTTATCGCCAGGAAGCAGGGCCGAACCAGAATCGTTTACGAAACCCCCGAACTGGAGGCAATTCTCAAAGAAACTTACGGCATTATCGTCTATCAGGAACAGGTGATGCAGATCGCCGTAGCCATCGGAAACTACAAACTCTCTGAGGCCGACACGCTTCGCAAGGTCATGAGCAAAAAGAAGACCGATGAGATGGAAAACCGGGAAAAGCCAAAGTTCATCGCGGGAGCAAAGAGTAAAAATATTCCCGAAGCAAAGGCCCTCAAAATATGGGAGCAGATGGAGACCTTCGGGAAATATGGATTCAATAAATCGCACAGTACAGCGTACGCGATAGTCACCTATCAAACCGCCTACGTCAAGGCCCATTATCCGGCGGAATTTGTCGCGGCGCTTTTAACCAGCGAAAAGGATAACCGCGACAAGATCATAAGTCATATCAGCAGTTGCCGGGAGATGGGGATAAATGTCCTCCCGCCGGACATAAATGAGTCAATGAGAGACTTCAGCGTCGCCGGAGACCACGTTCGGTTTGGCCTTGCGGCGGTGAAAAATGTTGGGGCCGGCGCTGTCGATTCGGTAATCGAGTCAAGAGATGAGAGCGGCCCGTTTACGTCGTTTTTTGATTTTTGCGATCGCATCGATCCCCGCAAGATCAATAAAAGGGTTATCGAAAGCCTGATCAAGTGCGGGGCGTTTGATTCAACTGGAAATAACCGGAACCAGTTAATGACCTTCTATGAAGAGATTATGGAGAAGGCGCAGAAGCGCCATAAGGAGAAAAACAGCAATCAGACAAACCTTCTTGATCAACTTGAAGAAAGAGCGTCAACTACAGGTAATATAAATTTAAAAAAAGAAAACTCGCTTCCTGAAATGGCAGAATGGGAACATAAGGATCTGCTCGCCTATGAAAAGGAGACGATCGGTTTCTATATCAGCGGCCACCCCCTTTCACCTTACAAGGAACGGCTCGGGATGATCGTAACGGCTGATTCAGCGAATCTGAGATCCAAAACGGATCGCGAGGCGGTGATGATAGCCGGAATCGTCAGCAGCATCCGCGACGTTCAGACAAAGCGCAAAGAGACGATGGCTTACATCCTCTTGGAGGATTTGAAAGGTTCGGTTGACATAATTGTTTTCCCGGAAACATATAAAAACAGCTATCAACTTCTGCACGGCGACGCGCCGCTGCTGATCAAGGGAGTCATTGACGCCGGGGAAGAGAATGTGAAGGTGATCGCCTCCGAGGTAACACTGCTGACTGAAGCCGCGGAAAAATCCTACAGCGCGGCCTATTTCACGGTTGACATGAGACAGACCGTTCCCGATGATATCGAAACCCTCTTTCACTGCCTCCAACGCTACTCGGGAAAGCTGGATGGATATATCAAGCTGGTCGAGCCAAGGTGCGAAACCTTGATATACTTGGGCGAGGATATGAAGCTCGATCTTTCCGTACCGCTGAGATCGGAAGCGGAACGGATACTGGGCGCCGGTTCACTGCAGTTTGTATAG
- the guaB gene encoding IMP dehydrogenase, whose amino-acid sequence MLDDTVLDAYTFDDLLLIPAESNVLPRDIDGATFLTNNIRLNIPIISAAMDTVTESRTAISLAQEGGIGIIHRNMSIERQVIEVDKVKKSESGMIVDPITIEPGRKVRDALALMNQYRISGVPVVKNKVLVGILTNRDLRFETDLDQSVADVMTKENLVTVPSTNISLEDSKKLLHKHRIEKLLVVDENYNLKGLITIKDIEKIKKYPLACKDPLGRLRVGAAVGIVDREERIAALLAAGADVIVIDTSHGHSSGVLDAVRDTKRNFPQCELIAGNIATSEGALALIKAGVDAVKVGVGPGSICTTRIIAGVGVPQMSAIRDAYKIGKEHNIPIIADGGIKYSGDIVKALAAGAQTVMIGSFFAGTEESPGETVLFQGRSYKVYRGMGSLEAMKMGSKDRYYQDDLESNSKLVPEGIEGRVPYRGSISAGIHQLLGGIKAGMGYVGCRTISELHQKARFVKITTAGLRESHVHDVIITKEAPNYWLD is encoded by the coding sequence ATGTTAGATGATACCGTACTTGATGCATATACGTTTGATGATCTGTTGCTGATTCCGGCGGAATCGAACGTTCTGCCGCGGGATATTGATGGCGCAACATTTTTAACAAATAATATCAGGCTTAATATCCCGATAATCAGCGCGGCGATGGATACCGTCACCGAATCCAGAACGGCGATCAGTCTGGCCCAGGAGGGGGGAATCGGAATCATCCACAGAAACATGAGCATCGAAAGACAGGTTATCGAGGTTGACAAGGTTAAGAAGTCGGAAAGCGGAATGATTGTCGATCCGATTACCATTGAACCGGGGCGTAAGGTCAGGGATGCCTTGGCGCTGATGAATCAATACCGGATATCCGGCGTTCCAGTTGTTAAAAACAAGGTGCTGGTCGGTATTTTGACGAACCGCGATTTACGCTTTGAAACCGATCTTGACCAATCCGTTGCCGATGTCATGACGAAGGAGAATCTGGTAACGGTTCCCTCCACCAATATTTCCCTGGAGGATTCGAAAAAACTCCTCCATAAACACCGCATTGAAAAACTCCTTGTCGTTGATGAAAACTACAATCTCAAAGGTCTGATTACGATCAAGGATATCGAAAAGATAAAAAAATATCCGCTTGCCTGCAAGGATCCGCTGGGAAGACTGCGGGTCGGGGCTGCGGTCGGCATCGTTGATCGCGAAGAGCGGATTGCCGCGCTCCTGGCAGCCGGGGCAGACGTAATCGTAATAGATACCTCGCATGGCCACTCTTCCGGTGTTCTGGATGCCGTTCGGGATACGAAGAGAAATTTCCCCCAATGCGAACTTATTGCCGGAAACATCGCCACCTCCGAGGGCGCCCTGGCTCTGATAAAAGCCGGGGTTGACGCCGTCAAGGTCGGGGTCGGCCCCGGGTCCATCTGCACCACAAGAATAATAGCCGGGGTGGGCGTTCCCCAGATGAGCGCGATTCGCGACGCCTACAAGATTGGCAAGGAGCACAATATTCCGATTATTGCCGATGGAGGGATCAAGTATTCCGGCGATATCGTCAAGGCGCTTGCGGCAGGCGCACAAACGGTAATGATTGGGAGCTTTTTTGCGGGAACCGAGGAAAGCCCTGGCGAGACAGTGCTTTTTCAGGGGCGCAGTTATAAGGTATATCGCGGGATGGGCTCCTTGGAGGCCATGAAAATGGGAAGCAAGGATCGCTACTATCAGGATGATCTGGAGAGCAACTCGAAGCTTGTGCCGGAGGGAATAGAAGGACGGGTACCCTATCGCGGTTCCATCTCTGCCGGCATCCACCAGTTGCTCGGAGGGATAAAGGCGGGCATGGGCTATGTCGGCTGCCGCACGATAAGCGAATTGCACCAGAAGGCCAGATTTGTGAAAATTACCACGGCGGGGCTTCGGGAAAGTCATGTGCACGACGTCATCATAACCAAAGAAGCGCCCAACTACTGGCTGGATTGA
- the dtd gene encoding D-aminoacyl-tRNA deacylase, with protein MRAVLQRVESASVTVSNRLISEIGKGILVFLGIELGDSEADADYLLEKIINLRIFEDETGKMNLSLLDMDAELLVVSQFTLLGDCRKGRRPSFTNAERPEQARPLYDHLVSQAKKQVRFVAEGEFQAMMTVVIANDGPVTMLLDSKRFF; from the coding sequence ATGCGGGCGGTATTGCAAAGAGTTGAATCGGCAAGTGTAACTGTAAGTAATCGATTAATATCGGAAATAGGGAAGGGAATATTAGTATTTCTCGGCATTGAGCTGGGCGACAGCGAAGCTGACGCGGATTATCTTCTGGAAAAAATCATTAACCTCCGCATCTTTGAGGACGAAACGGGGAAAATGAACCTTTCGCTGCTCGACATGGATGCCGAGCTGCTCGTTGTTTCCCAGTTTACGCTGCTTGGCGATTGTCGGAAGGGCAGAAGACCCTCCTTCACAAATGCCGAACGACCGGAGCAGGCGCGCCCCCTGTATGACCACCTGGTGTCTCAGGCAAAAAAACAAGTGCGGTTTGTCGCCGAGGGAGAATTTCAGGCCATGATGACGGTCGTAATAGCCAATGACGGACCGGTCACAATGCTTTTGGACAGCAAACGATTTTTTTAA
- a CDS encoding DUF5666 domain-containing protein, producing MKDFRKRTVVAITLIYLSLIVFLLAGCGGGGSSATGAGSSVSAYSAGTVTGFGSIIIDGVSHDDSIAQVNQEINPNMLAAATTTSVRLGMNVETMLDGQGRITRLSIQSEVLGTIIAIASDGFTVAGQTVKVSGDVAAPTVFEGANSLADLIIGDLVEVHGSRDASGNIIATRVERRDPNSTVGVRVAGTLSNLDLTAKTFTIAALTVNYGSATLLPVGSTLAVGQRVAVWSDTAVSDNTLVAKAVRIKTTQLVDGSSVSLGGRISGIVLTPLTFSLGDVTVDASKAVFANGSAADLANGSLVRVTGAWEAGQVAANQIYFVKERTDATVRLTGAVTDFLSLSSFKLRGVTVDASAVDIAFTGGDADNLADGVMVRIEGTINGGVVNASSVEFVTVMTNGRDNENRTFPGTVSSYDAESGAFTLANINLAMQINAATKITNADGSDAPKENFAVGKRVLVRGSFVNGVLAASEVRIIPAGGLISAHVEGALYGLNMTESSFKMNGATIFYGDDTAFENGLQHDMANGVRVHVTARLLGGIMVASRIEIQHSNAEMVGALGSMNGFTSSANFMVAGQMVDASGSDVKFVNGSAADMGRGRMVSVSGALIGGKLVASRLEFKD from the coding sequence ATGAAAGATTTCAGGAAACGGACAGTTGTCGCTATAACGCTAATTTATTTGTCGTTAATCGTTTTTTTGCTTGCCGGGTGTGGCGGTGGAGGGAGTAGCGCAACCGGTGCCGGCAGCTCTGTCTCCGCCTACTCTGCGGGTACGGTAACCGGTTTTGGCAGCATTATTATCGACGGTGTCAGCCATGACGACTCGATTGCTCAAGTAAATCAGGAGATCAATCCAAATATGCTGGCGGCAGCTACCACTACCTCGGTCAGACTGGGTATGAATGTCGAAACCATGCTCGACGGCCAGGGCCGCATCACCAGACTGAGCATACAATCAGAAGTCCTTGGCACGATCATCGCCATTGCAAGCGATGGTTTCACGGTAGCGGGGCAAACCGTCAAGGTATCAGGTGACGTGGCGGCGCCGACAGTGTTCGAAGGCGCGAACAGTCTTGCGGATTTGATAATTGGGGATTTAGTCGAAGTGCATGGCAGCCGGGATGCCTCAGGCAACATCATTGCGACACGCGTCGAACGTAGGGATCCAAATAGCACCGTGGGCGTTCGGGTTGCAGGCACGCTCTCCAATCTCGATTTGACGGCCAAGACCTTCACGATCGCGGCGCTCACAGTCAACTATGGTAGCGCAACGCTGCTTCCCGTTGGTTCGACGCTGGCGGTGGGACAACGCGTTGCCGTCTGGTCCGATACGGCAGTCTCCGACAACACACTGGTCGCCAAGGCGGTTCGTATCAAAACCACACAGCTTGTTGACGGCAGCAGCGTGAGTCTCGGCGGCCGCATCAGCGGAATCGTGCTGACGCCGCTCACATTCAGTCTGGGCGATGTAACCGTGGATGCGAGCAAGGCTGTTTTTGCTAACGGCTCTGCCGCTGATCTGGCAAACGGGAGCCTGGTTCGGGTAACAGGCGCATGGGAAGCGGGACAGGTTGCGGCGAATCAGATATACTTCGTTAAGGAGAGGACTGATGCCACGGTCAGACTGACGGGCGCGGTCACCGATTTTCTCTCACTCTCCAGTTTCAAGCTGCGCGGCGTTACTGTTGATGCTTCTGCGGTGGACATTGCATTTACAGGCGGCGACGCAGACAATCTGGCGGATGGCGTCATGGTCAGAATCGAAGGCACTATCAATGGCGGCGTGGTGAATGCGAGTTCGGTCGAGTTTGTCACCGTGATGACGAACGGCAGGGATAATGAGAACCGCACCTTTCCCGGCACGGTTTCGAGCTATGACGCCGAAAGTGGCGCCTTCACATTGGCAAACATCAATCTGGCAATGCAGATCAATGCCGCGACAAAAATCACCAATGCCGACGGCAGCGACGCACCGAAGGAGAACTTTGCCGTTGGCAAAAGAGTTTTGGTGCGCGGTAGCTTCGTGAATGGAGTTCTGGCGGCGAGTGAAGTCCGCATCATCCCCGCAGGCGGCCTTATTTCGGCGCATGTCGAGGGTGCGCTTTATGGATTGAATATGACCGAGTCGAGTTTCAAGATGAATGGCGCGACAATCTTCTATGGAGACGACACCGCATTCGAGAATGGCCTGCAGCACGACATGGCTAATGGGGTCCGGGTCCATGTCACGGCACGTTTACTTGGCGGCATAATGGTGGCGAGCCGGATCGAGATTCAACACAGCAATGCAGAGATGGTTGGGGCGTTGGGTTCAATGAATGGCTTTACTTCGAGTGCGAACTTCATGGTGGCCGGCCAGATGGTCGATGCCAGCGGCAGCGACGTAAAGTTTGTAAACGGCAGTGCCGCAGACATGGGCAGGGGCCGGATGGTGTCGGTGAGCGGCGCCCTCATCGGGGGGAAGCTGGTTGCCAGCCGGCTGGAATTCAAGGACTGA
- a CDS encoding DUF5666 domain-containing protein, which translates to MQGEQSLKDKITLLLKKSRLFLPLFFLLSGIVSCGGGGDLLAGGGIGGTGNTSVGPITALGSIFVNGVEFQTTDAAVTINGVNSNEKELYVGMVVQVEGTVNADGKTGKADRVIFSNNAAGPISSIDLNRSVLEIMGQTVLVDAQTIIAGLPGNNLELADLAANDMVEISGLADADGKIIATRISLKPIGRQFEVSGRISAPTAATFKINALTVDYSMAMLVKFGHGGIQAGDIVDVKGHLASSTVLLADVIEKKSPELSENSTISCEGFIDTLYYADQAISGFTIITQFGLQRVGLDGATIFTDGQLIKAGVRVKVDGTIKNNIIQAGKVDLLESMKMKGGAAVGMGSSLNGL; encoded by the coding sequence ATGCAGGGCGAACAATCTCTTAAAGATAAAATAACATTGTTATTAAAAAAATCACGGCTGTTCCTGCCTCTGTTTTTTTTACTTTCGGGCATCGTCTCCTGTGGCGGCGGGGGAGACCTTCTGGCGGGTGGCGGAATCGGCGGCACCGGGAATACCAGCGTCGGCCCGATTACCGCACTGGGCAGCATTTTTGTAAACGGCGTCGAGTTTCAAACGACCGACGCAGCCGTCACCATCAATGGCGTTAACAGTAATGAAAAGGAACTGTATGTAGGCATGGTTGTGCAAGTTGAAGGTACGGTAAATGCCGACGGCAAAACCGGCAAAGCCGACAGGGTCATCTTTAGCAACAACGCTGCGGGACCGATCAGCAGTATTGACCTTAACAGGAGCGTCCTGGAAATTATGGGCCAGACCGTTTTGGTCGATGCGCAAACCATTATTGCTGGTTTACCGGGCAATAACCTGGAGTTGGCCGATCTTGCCGCTAACGATATGGTAGAAATCAGTGGTTTGGCCGATGCCGATGGCAAGATCATCGCTACGAGAATTAGCCTGAAGCCCATTGGGCGCCAGTTTGAAGTCAGCGGGCGGATCAGCGCCCCTACCGCCGCCACTTTCAAGATTAATGCCCTCACTGTTGACTACAGCATGGCTATGCTCGTCAAATTCGGACATGGAGGAATCCAGGCAGGTGATATTGTTGATGTAAAGGGCCATCTTGCATCATCCACCGTTCTGCTGGCTGATGTCATTGAAAAAAAGAGTCCCGAACTCAGCGAGAACAGCACTATTTCTTGTGAAGGTTTCATCGACACTCTCTATTACGCAGACCAGGCGATCAGCGGTTTTACAATTATTACCCAGTTTGGTCTGCAGAGGGTTGGGTTGGATGGCGCAACCATATTTACAGACGGGCAGCTAATTAAGGCGGGAGTTAGAGTCAAGGTGGACGGAACCATCAAAAACAATATTATCCAGGCCGGGAAGGTGGATTTGCTGGAAAGCATGAAAATGAAAGGCGGCGCCGCTGTCGGTATGGGGTCTTCCTTGAATGGTCTCTGA
- a CDS encoding DUF6502 family protein: MNSTIAKNLNNAILKLLRPLVHIMLSNGISYHVFSDLARWVYVDIAFKEFGIPRRKQTSSRVSVITGLSRKEVQKLRELDIPADEEAHGRYNRATRVISGWIRDPLFSDNDNNPLNLALEGDVSFSVLVKKYSGDMPVRAVLDELLNIGAVALQEDGSVKLMTRAYLPGDDKKAKLDILGADVADLITTINHNLNSKNSSPFFQRKVSYDNIPAEFLEQFKIVSSEESQALLENLDKWLAARDRDVSPDVQGSGRKRVGLGIYYFEEDIENIPTQEKGENRCRANNLLKIK, encoded by the coding sequence ATGAACTCGACGATTGCTAAAAACTTAAACAATGCCATTCTGAAGCTGCTTCGGCCGCTGGTCCATATAATGCTGTCCAATGGCATTTCATACCACGTCTTTTCCGACCTGGCCCGGTGGGTATATGTGGATATCGCCTTTAAGGAGTTTGGCATTCCCCGCCGCAAGCAAACATCATCTCGGGTTTCAGTTATTACCGGATTGTCGCGTAAGGAAGTGCAGAAATTGCGTGAGCTTGATATTCCGGCAGATGAAGAGGCGCATGGGAGATACAATCGCGCCACCCGGGTAATCAGTGGCTGGATTCGCGATCCCCTGTTTTCAGACAATGACAATAATCCATTGAATCTGGCTTTGGAAGGCGATGTTTCTTTCAGTGTCCTGGTAAAAAAATACAGCGGCGACATGCCGGTCCGGGCAGTTCTGGATGAGCTGCTCAACATTGGAGCTGTTGCGCTGCAGGAAGACGGCTCAGTCAAACTAATGACCCGCGCATATCTGCCGGGTGACGATAAAAAGGCAAAACTGGACATCCTCGGGGCGGATGTGGCCGATCTGATTACAACAATTAACCACAATCTGAACTCAAAAAACAGCTCCCCATTTTTCCAGCGCAAGGTATCGTATGACAACATCCCGGCGGAGTTTCTGGAGCAGTTCAAAATTGTTAGTTCTGAAGAATCTCAAGCTCTTCTTGAAAATTTGGATAAATGGCTGGCGGCCCGGGACCGGGATGTCAGCCCCGACGTGCAGGGTAGCGGCCGCAAACGTGTTGGATTGGGGATTTACTATTTTGAAGAAGATATTGAAAACATTCCCACTCAAGAAAAAGGAGAAAATAGATGCAGGGCGAACAATCTCTTAAAGATAAAATAA
- the hisS gene encoding histidine--tRNA ligase, whose product MEKINSVRGFRDILPPETEKWRRVEETAHEVFRTFGFREIRVPLLEKTELFRRGIGESTDIVEKEMYTFTDRGEESLTLRPEATASVIRAYLEHSLHAAESVTKLYTIGPMFRRERPQKGRYRQFHQIDTEILGPDDPRTDAELILMLTHFLDKLGLQNISLEINSLGCPNCRPTFQQAIVSFLQGREKELCPDCQRRLTTNPLRVFDCKVESCAKIIAEAPTLPDFLCADCRDHFATLQEALSLFALPFKLNPKMVRGLDYYTRTTFEITTEFLGAQNAVVGGGRYDHLVRDLGGPDIPGIGFAIGFERLVAMIPEKEEANAPLLFIAAVGEDALKKAFFICNRLRMEGLQIEMDYSGRSLKSQMKKADKLKCRYALILGEREIAEKKASVRNMQTGVQQEASLDILEETIIKLER is encoded by the coding sequence ATGGAGAAGATAAATTCCGTAAGAGGGTTCAGAGACATACTTCCTCCGGAAACGGAAAAATGGCGGAGGGTTGAAGAAACGGCGCACGAGGTTTTCCGCACGTTCGGCTTCCGGGAGATTCGGGTTCCGCTGCTCGAAAAAACGGAACTATTCCGCCGCGGCATCGGGGAGTCAACCGATATCGTGGAAAAAGAGATGTACACCTTTACCGACCGCGGCGAGGAATCCCTCACGCTGCGTCCGGAGGCGACCGCTTCCGTTATTCGCGCCTATCTCGAGCACTCCCTCCATGCCGCGGAAAGCGTGACAAAGCTCTACACGATCGGCCCCATGTTCCGACGGGAAAGGCCACAAAAGGGGCGGTACCGCCAGTTTCACCAGATTGATACGGAAATTCTCGGCCCGGACGACCCGCGCACCGATGCGGAACTCATTTTGATGCTTACGCATTTTCTTGACAAACTGGGTCTTCAGAATATTTCTCTGGAGATCAATTCCCTCGGCTGCCCCAATTGCCGCCCGACTTTTCAGCAGGCGATCGTCTCTTTTCTTCAGGGGCGGGAAAAGGAACTCTGCCCCGACTGCCAGCGCCGCCTGACCACCAACCCCCTGCGGGTCTTTGACTGTAAAGTGGAAAGCTGCGCCAAAATCATCGCCGAAGCCCCGACGCTGCCCGATTTTCTCTGCGCCGATTGCCGGGATCATTTTGCAACGCTTCAGGAAGCGCTCTCCCTTTTCGCATTGCCGTTCAAGCTGAATCCGAAGATGGTGCGGGGCCTTGATTATTACACCAGGACAACGTTTGAAATCACTACGGAATTTCTTGGGGCACAGAACGCCGTTGTCGGCGGCGGCCGCTATGACCACCTTGTCCGGGATCTCGGCGGGCCCGATATCCCCGGGATCGGTTTCGCGATCGGTTTTGAACGGCTGGTCGCGATGATTCCGGAAAAGGAAGAGGCAAATGCGCCCCTCCTTTTTATAGCGGCTGTCGGCGAAGATGCATTAAAGAAGGCCTTTTTCATCTGCAACCGTCTCCGGATGGAGGGACTGCAGATCGAGATGGACTATTCCGGCCGAAGTCTGAAGAGCCAGATGAAGAAGGCCGACAAGCTCAAATGCCGCTACGCGCTGATTCTCGGCGAACGGGAAATCGCAGAGAAGAAGGCCTCTGTGCGCAATATGCAAACGGGCGTACAACAGGAAGCGAGCCTGGATATTTTGGAAGAAACAATCATTAAATTAGAGAGGTAG